A window from Telopea speciosissima isolate NSW1024214 ecotype Mountain lineage chromosome 8, Tspe_v1, whole genome shotgun sequence encodes these proteins:
- the LOC122672260 gene encoding uncharacterized protein LOC122672260 gives MSNSVHRIKEVFGPAATPDQAETRIHSTTLFSHYCGSGERGTGSRRRWAQKPIYYISKVLLDAETRYNNVEKYAYALITAAQKLRPYFQTYTIGVLTNQPLKKILAKNNHCGRLVAWSVELGEFDIQYKPCTAIKARALADFVVECTLPEEEITPDSEPREAIETWTLFVDGLSNASGCGAGLILSSPGGFLVQYALRFEFQTTNNGAEYITLIAGLNLAKSLMVRNITVHSDSQLVVNQVKGEYEAKEPRMTQYMSKVRNLITEFINFQIQQVPRAQNASADTLSRLATSEFQDLNRTVYVDVIGKPSIEEAEDILPIEMEPCWMDPLTAYLQRGSLPTDKEEVKKIRMRAARYTLIGGILYKKAYAMPYLKCLRPSEAEYVLREIHTGICRQHLGGIALAHKVIRQWYFWPYLHKEVMSYVRKCLKCQTFAPITCQPATELTSISSPLSFVQWGMDILVPFPKVSGGRQFVVVAMDYFTKWVEAKALAVILAAKVWKFFLHSIIYRYRILRTLITDNGKQFDQKFKEFSDQYASQLRKTSVAHP, from the coding sequence ATGTCAAACAGCGTTCACAGAATTAAAGAGGTATTTGGCCCAGCTGCCACTCCTGACCAAGCCGAAACCAGGATACACTCTACAACTTTATTTAGCCATTACTGCGGTAGCGGTGAGCGCGGTACTGGTTCGAGGAGACGATGGGCACAGAAACCCATCTATTACATCAGCAAGGTGCTCCTGGATGCAGAAACCAGATACAACAATGTGGAGAAGTATGCCTATGCACTGATAACGGCAGCTCAGAAATTAAGACCTTACTTTCAAACCTACACCATAGGAGTGCTCACAAATCAGcctctgaagaagatattggCTAAAAACAACCATTGTGGGAGGCTGGTGGCATGGTCGGTAGAGCTAGGGGAGTTTGACATCCAGTACAAGCCTTGCACTGCCATTAAGGCTCGGGCCCTAGCAGATTTTGTCGTTGAGTGCACCCTACCTGAGGAAGAGATAACCCCAGATAGTGAGCCTAGGGAGGCGATAGAAACTTGGACCTTGTTCGTGGATGGGCTATCCAATGCAAGCGGGTGTGGCGCAGGCCTGATACTGTCAAGTCCAGGAGGATTCTTAGTGCAGTATGCGCTAAGGTTTGAATTCCagaccaccaacaacggagcagaATATATAACCCTAATTGCAGGACTAAATTTAGCCAAGAGTTTGATGGTAAGAAATATTACTGTTCACAGTGACTCCCAGTTGGTAGTCAATCAAGTCAAGGGggagtatgaggcaaaggaacCGCGCATGACACAATACATGAGCAAGGTGCGAAACCTAATTACTGAGTTCATCAACTTTCAAATACAACAAGTACCCCGAGCGCAGAATGCCTCAGCAGACACCCTTTCCAGGCTGGCCACCTCAGAATTTCAAGACCTCAACAGAACCGTGTATGTAGATGTAATCGGTAAACCAAGCATAGAAGAAGCAGAGGACATACTGCCCATTGAAATGGAACCTTGTTGGATGGACCCCTTGACAGCCTATCTCCAAAGGGGCTCATTGCCTACAGACAaggaagaagtaaagaagataAGAATGAGGGCAGCACGGTACACGTTGATAGGAGGAATACTTTATAAGAAGGCATATGCCATGCCCTACTTGAAATGTCTCCGGCCATCTGAAGCAGAATATGTTCTACGGGAGATACACACAGGCATTTGCagacaacacttggggggcatagcaCTCGCCCACAAGGTCATCAGACAATGGTATTTCTGGCCATACCTGCACAAGGAAGTAATGAGTTATGTTCGCAAATGCCTTAAATGCCAAACATTTGCACCAATCACGTGTCAACCAGCAACAGAGCTCACTTCAATTTCAAGCCCATTATCTTTTGTACAATGGGGCATGGATATCCTGGTACCTTTCCCAAAGGTATCTGGAGGTAGGCAATTCGTGGTCGTGGCCATGGACTACTTtaccaaatgggtagaggcaAAAGCCTTGGCAGTAATTTTAGCAGCAAAAGTATGGAAATTCTTCCTCCACTCAATCATCTATAGATACAGAATTCTAAGAACTCTCATCACTGACAATGGAAAGCAATTTGACcaaaaattcaaggaatttaGCGATCAGTACGCAAGTCAATTGAGAAAGACCTCGGTAGCTCACCCATAA